DNA from Terriglobus tenax:
CGCGGATAGACCGCAATGGATTGCCGTGGGGCTGCGCGACATGCAAAGTACACACAAGGCGGCTTTACTGCTGATGCGGCCCGCGGGCGATGTCAGAAATACACAACTCAACTATGTCTATTTCAATCAATGGACAGGCCAGGTTGTACATGAGCGCCTGCGGTATGGCAGCGTAATGGGCTGGTTTGAAAACCTGCACTATTACTTGTTAAGCGGCAGAACGGGGCTGCTGGTAAGCGGATGGATGGCCTGCGGACTCCTTCTGTTGTGCGTCAGCGGTGTCGTGCTCTGGTGGCCCGGATTTTCCCGCTGGGCGGCTGCGTTAGTGCTGCGGAAACGCGGAAGCTGGAAGCGCTTCAACTGGGACATGCATTCGGTTGTTGGGTTCTGGAGCGCACTGGCATTGAGCGCTGTTGCCTTTACAGGCATGTACTTCGCGTTCCCCATCCCCATTGCCGGAACTCTGGTCAAGATAACCGGCGGAAGTATTCCGAAGGCTCTGAAGTTTGTCGCAGTTCCCAAAGCATTGCCCGCCAGGCCGGACGCTCCTGTTATGACCATCGATGCGGCTCTTAGTCACCTGAATGAAGCGCTCAAACCCGCACCCGTCGCCGAGTATCTGCAGCTCCCGTTAGGACCGCAGGGCGTCTATGGAGGGCTCAGCTACTATCCTGGCTCACTCAAATATACAGAGCTGCGCCGTGTTGCGGTGGACCCCCATACAGGCGCAGTCCTGAGCACAGCAGACACCCATGAGATGGAGTTCGGCATGCATGTGGTGCAGTACTTCCACACTGTCCACTTCGGCACGTTCGGTGGTGATGGATGGTTTGGCATTGCCGTACGTTGTGTGTGGGTATTGCTTGGATTGACACCGCCAATCCTGGCCGTTACAGGATTAGTCATGTACTGGAATCGAAAGCT
Protein-coding regions in this window:
- a CDS encoding PepSY-associated TM helix domain-containing protein, with the protein product MWLRQAIFQVHLWLGILIALYTVIIGISGSILVFRDEIGDAMYGNATHVTPVQRTITIDAAVKKITADRPQWIAVGLRDMQSTHKAALLLMRPAGDVRNTQLNYVYFNQWTGQVVHERLRYGSVMGWFENLHYYLLSGRTGLLVSGWMACGLLLLCVSGVVLWWPGFSRWAAALVLRKRGSWKRFNWDMHSVVGFWSALALSAVAFTGMYFAFPIPIAGTLVKITGGSIPKALKFVAVPKALPARPDAPVMTIDAALSHLNEALKPAPVAEYLQLPLGPQGVYGGLSYYPGSLKYTELRRVAVDPHTGAVLSTADTHEMEFGMHVVQYFHTVHFGTFGGDGWFGIAVRCVWVLLGLTPPILAVTGLVMYWNRKLRPLIRRNALRPR